In a genomic window of Mycolicibacillus parakoreensis:
- a CDS encoding acetaldehyde dehydrogenase (acetylating), translating into MARKASVAIVGSGNISTDLLYKLLRSEWLEPRWMVGIDPDSEGLARARKLGLETTHEGVDRLLAQDEKPDLVFEATSAYVHREAAPRYEQAGIRAIDLTPAAVGPAVIPPANLHAHVDAPNINMITCGGQATIPIVYAVNRAVAEAGGVPYAEIVASVASVSAGPGTRANIDEFTKTTSAGVQTIGGAARGKAIIILNPADPPMIMRDTIFCAIPADADREAITASIHDVVAYVQTYVPGYRLLNEPQFDEPSLNSGGQALVTTFVEVEGAGDYLPPYAGNLDIMTAAATKVGEEIAKQMASVAGGSK; encoded by the coding sequence ATGGCGCGGAAGGCTTCGGTCGCCATTGTCGGGTCGGGCAATATCAGCACCGATCTGTTGTATAAGTTGCTGCGTTCGGAGTGGCTGGAGCCGCGCTGGATGGTCGGTATCGACCCGGACAGTGAGGGGTTGGCCCGGGCCCGCAAACTCGGCTTGGAGACCACCCACGAGGGGGTGGATCGGCTGCTGGCCCAGGACGAGAAGCCGGATTTGGTGTTCGAGGCGACCAGTGCCTACGTGCACCGCGAGGCGGCGCCGCGCTATGAGCAGGCCGGGATTCGGGCGATCGATTTGACTCCGGCGGCGGTGGGCCCGGCGGTGATCCCGCCGGCGAATCTGCACGCCCACGTCGATGCGCCCAACATCAACATGATCACCTGTGGGGGGCAGGCGACGATCCCGATCGTGTATGCGGTCAATCGGGCGGTCGCCGAGGCCGGTGGGGTGCCCTACGCCGAGATCGTGGCCAGTGTGGCCAGTGTGTCGGCCGGGCCGGGTACGCGGGCCAACATCGATGAGTTCACCAAGACCACCTCGGCCGGTGTGCAGACCATCGGTGGGGCGGCCCGCGGTAAGGCGATCATCATCTTGAACCCGGCCGATCCGCCGATGATCATGCGCGACACCATTTTCTGCGCCATCCCCGCCGACGCCGACCGGGAGGCGATCACCGCCTCGATCCACGACGTGGTGGCCTATGTGCAGACCTATGTGCCCGGCTACCGGCTGCTCAACGAGCCGCAGTTCGACGAGCCGTCGCTGAACTCCGGTGGTCAGGCGCTGGTGACCACCTTCGTCGAGGTCGAGGGTGCCGGGGATTATCTGCCGCCGTATGCGGGCAACCTGGACATCATGACCGCGGCGGCGACCAAGGTCGGCGAGGAGATCGCCAAACAGATGGCGAGCGTGGCAGGAGGCAGCAAATGA
- the fadE29 gene encoding acyl-CoA dehydrogenase FadE29, with amino-acid sequence MFIDLTAEQRKLQADLREYFATLIKPDEAAAMAVDRHCGAYRDVIRRMGADGKLGVGWPKEFGGLGFGPIEQQIFVNEAQRADIPLPAVTLQTVGPTLQVYGTEEQKKTFLPAILAGEVHFAIGYSEPEAGTDLASLRTTAVRDGDHYIINGQKVFTTGAHDADYIWLAARTDPTAVKHKGISIFIVDTSDPGYSFTPMILSDGAHHTNATYYTDVRVPADMLVGEENGGWKLITTQLNNERVMLGPAGRFGAIYDRVHAWANQPGSDGVTPISHDAVRRGLAEIRAMFRINELLNWQVAAAGDVIDVADAAATKVFGTERIQYAGRLAEEIVGGYGNPADPATGELLEWLDAQTKRNLVITFGGGVNEVMREMIASAGLKVPRVPR; translated from the coding sequence ATGTTCATCGACCTGACCGCTGAGCAGCGCAAGCTGCAGGCCGATCTGCGGGAGTACTTCGCCACGCTGATCAAACCCGACGAGGCGGCGGCGATGGCCGTCGACCGGCACTGCGGCGCCTACCGCGACGTCATCCGCCGCATGGGCGCCGACGGCAAGCTCGGGGTCGGCTGGCCCAAAGAGTTCGGCGGGCTGGGCTTCGGCCCGATCGAACAGCAGATCTTCGTCAACGAGGCGCAGCGCGCCGACATCCCGCTGCCCGCGGTGACCCTGCAGACCGTCGGCCCGACCCTGCAGGTCTACGGCACCGAGGAGCAGAAGAAGACGTTTTTGCCCGCGATCCTCGCCGGTGAGGTGCACTTCGCGATCGGCTACTCCGAACCGGAGGCCGGCACCGACCTGGCGTCGTTGCGCACCACCGCGGTTCGCGACGGCGATCACTACATCATCAACGGCCAGAAGGTGTTCACCACCGGCGCCCATGACGCCGACTACATCTGGCTGGCGGCACGCACCGACCCGACTGCGGTCAAACACAAGGGCATCTCGATCTTCATCGTCGACACCTCCGACCCGGGGTATTCGTTCACCCCGATGATCCTGTCCGACGGCGCGCACCACACCAACGCCACCTACTACACCGACGTGCGGGTGCCCGCCGACATGCTCGTCGGTGAGGAGAACGGCGGCTGGAAGCTGATCACCACCCAGCTCAACAACGAGCGCGTCATGCTCGGGCCCGCCGGGCGGTTCGGGGCGATCTACGACCGCGTGCACGCGTGGGCGAACCAGCCCGGCAGTGACGGTGTCACCCCGATCAGCCACGACGCGGTGCGCCGCGGGCTGGCCGAGATCCGCGCGATGTTCCGCATCAACGAACTGCTCAACTGGCAGGTCGCCGCCGCCGGGGACGTCATCGACGTCGCCGACGCGGCGGCGACGAAAGTGTTCGGCACCGAGCGCATCCAGTACGCGGGGCGACTGGCCGAGGAGATCGTCGGCGGCTACGGCAACCCGGCGGATCCGGCGACCGGCGAGCTGTTGGAGTGGCTCGACGCGCAGACCAAACGCAACCTGGTGATCACCTTCGGCGGTGGGGTCAACGAGGTGATGCGCGAGATGATCGCCTCCGCCGGTCTCAAGGTCCCGAGGGTGCCGCGATGA
- the kstD gene encoding 3-oxosteroid 1-dehydrogenase: MFYMTSQEYDVVVVGSGGAGMVAALTAAHQGLSVIVIEKAPHFGGSTARSGGGVWIPGNEVLTRRGIKDTPEAARTYLHGIVGDVVPAEMIDTYLDRGPEMLSFVLKHSPLKMCWVPGYSDYYPEMPGGRPDGRSIEPKPFNARKLGADEKDLEPAYGKVPLNVVVMQQDYVRLNQLKRHPRGVLRSLKVGARTVWAKATGKNLVGMGRALIGPLRIGLQRAGVPVRLNTALTELSVADGVVNGVYVRDTTVEGAEPELIRARRGVILASGGFEHNEQMRVKYQRAPITTEWTVGAKANTGDGILAGEKLGAALDIMADAWWGPTVPLTDAPWFALSERNSPGSIIVNMAGKRFMNESMPYVEAVHHMYGGQYGQGPGPGENIPAWLVFDQRYRDNYIFAGLNPGQRLPRKWVESGVIVSADTLEELAEQTGLPAAELAATVSRFNGFARTGVDEDFGRGKSAYDRYYGDPTNKPNPNLGEIAHAPYYAAKMVPGDLGTKGGIRTDVHGRALRDDNSVIAGLYAAGNVSAPVMGHTYPGPGGTIGPAMTFGYLAALHLAGSPTERA; encoded by the coding sequence GTGTTCTACATGACCAGTCAGGAGTACGACGTCGTCGTGGTCGGAAGCGGTGGGGCCGGTATGGTCGCCGCGCTGACGGCGGCCCACCAGGGACTTTCCGTGATCGTCATCGAGAAGGCGCCCCACTTCGGCGGTTCGACCGCCCGATCCGGCGGCGGAGTGTGGATTCCGGGCAACGAGGTGCTCACCCGCCGCGGCATCAAGGACACCCCCGAGGCGGCCCGCACCTACCTGCACGGGATCGTCGGCGATGTGGTGCCCGCCGAGATGATCGACACCTATCTCGATCGCGGGCCGGAGATGCTGTCGTTCGTGCTCAAACACTCGCCGCTGAAGATGTGCTGGGTGCCCGGCTACTCCGACTACTACCCGGAGATGCCCGGCGGGCGCCCCGATGGGCGCTCCATCGAGCCGAAGCCGTTCAACGCCCGCAAGCTCGGCGCCGACGAGAAGGACCTGGAGCCCGCCTACGGCAAGGTGCCGCTGAACGTGGTGGTCATGCAGCAGGACTATGTGCGGCTCAACCAGCTCAAGCGCCATCCGCGCGGGGTTCTGCGCAGCCTGAAGGTGGGGGCGCGCACCGTGTGGGCCAAGGCGACCGGCAAGAACCTGGTCGGGATGGGCCGCGCGCTGATCGGTCCGCTGCGCATCGGCCTGCAGCGCGCCGGGGTGCCGGTGCGGCTCAACACCGCGCTGACCGAGCTGTCGGTCGCCGACGGCGTCGTCAACGGGGTGTATGTGCGCGACACCACCGTCGAGGGCGCCGAGCCGGAGCTGATCCGCGCCCGCCGCGGGGTGATCCTGGCCTCCGGCGGGTTCGAGCACAACGAGCAGATGCGGGTCAAATACCAGCGCGCCCCGATCACCACCGAGTGGACGGTCGGCGCGAAGGCCAACACCGGCGACGGCATCCTGGCCGGCGAGAAGCTCGGCGCCGCGCTGGACATCATGGCCGACGCCTGGTGGGGGCCGACGGTGCCGCTCACCGACGCGCCGTGGTTCGCGCTCTCCGAACGCAACTCGCCGGGCTCGATCATCGTCAACATGGCCGGCAAGCGGTTCATGAACGAGTCGATGCCCTATGTGGAGGCGGTGCACCACATGTACGGCGGTCAGTACGGGCAGGGCCCGGGGCCGGGGGAGAACATCCCCGCCTGGCTGGTCTTCGACCAGCGCTACCGCGACAACTACATCTTCGCCGGGCTCAACCCCGGACAGCGGCTGCCGCGCAAGTGGGTGGAGTCTGGGGTGATCGTCTCCGCCGACACCCTCGAGGAGCTCGCCGAGCAGACCGGGCTGCCCGCCGCGGAGCTCGCCGCGACCGTCTCGCGGTTCAACGGGTTCGCCCGCACCGGCGTCGACGAGGACTTCGGTCGCGGCAAGAGCGCCTACGACCGCTACTACGGCGACCCGACCAACAAACCCAACCCGAACCTCGGGGAGATCGCCCACGCGCCCTACTACGCGGCGAAGATGGTCCCCGGCGATTTGGGCACCAAGGGCGGGATCCGCACCGACGTGCACGGCCGGGCACTGCGCGACGACAACAGTGTCATCGCCGGGCTGTATGCGGCCGGCAACGTCAGCGCCCCGGTGATGGGCCACACCTATCCCGGTCCCGGCGGCACCATCGGACCGGCGATGACGTTCGGCTACCTGGCCGCGCTGCACCTGGCTGGATCCCCGACAGAAAGGGCCTGA
- a CDS encoding 2-keto-4-pentenoate hydratase has protein sequence MLSDVTRRRLAADLARAERSRVPIAPLTDAHPDMDVVDAYEIQLLNIGERVAAGARVVGHKVGLSSAAMQQMMGVDEPDYGHLLDDMAVTEDTPVATANYLYPRVEVEVGFILGSDLPGAGCTEDDVLAATEAFAPAIELIDSRIADWQIKLCDTIADNASSAGWVLGTGRVAPTDLDITAVDAALTRNGAVVATGRSDAVLGNPATAVAWLARKVESFGVRLRAGDIVLPGTATRAIDVRPGDEFVADFTGLGAVRLGFER, from the coding sequence ATGCTCAGCGACGTGACCCGCCGCCGGCTCGCCGCCGACCTCGCCCGAGCCGAGCGCAGCCGGGTGCCGATCGCCCCGCTCACCGACGCCCACCCCGACATGGACGTGGTCGACGCCTACGAGATCCAGCTGCTCAACATCGGCGAGCGGGTCGCCGCCGGAGCCCGGGTGGTGGGCCACAAGGTGGGGCTCTCGAGTGCGGCGATGCAGCAGATGATGGGGGTCGACGAACCCGACTACGGCCATCTGCTCGACGACATGGCGGTCACCGAGGACACCCCGGTCGCCACGGCGAACTACCTGTATCCGCGGGTGGAGGTCGAGGTGGGGTTCATCTTGGGCTCCGACCTGCCCGGGGCGGGCTGCACCGAGGACGACGTGCTGGCCGCCACCGAGGCGTTCGCCCCGGCGATCGAGCTGATCGACTCGCGGATCGCCGACTGGCAGATCAAGCTCTGTGACACCATCGCTGACAACGCCTCCTCGGCGGGCTGGGTGCTGGGCACCGGCCGGGTGGCCCCGACCGACCTCGACATCACCGCCGTCGACGCGGCGCTGACCCGCAACGGCGCGGTGGTGGCCACCGGACGCAGCGACGCGGTGCTGGGCAACCCGGCGACCGCGGTGGCCTGGCTGGCGCGCAAGGTGGAGAGTTTCGGGGTGCGGCTGCGCGCCGGTGACATCGTGTTGCCGGGTACGGCCACCCGGGCGATCGATGTGCGCCCGGGCGATGAGTTCGTCGCGGACTTCACCGGCCTGGGGGCGGTCCGTTTGGGTTTCGAGAGGTAG
- a CDS encoding bifunctional MaoC family dehydratase N-terminal/OB-fold nucleic acid binding domain-containing protein, which produces MSNDLQSGIDALLATGRSAPRAGRDPVNQPMIHHWVDALGDANPIYVDADAARDAGHPGVVAPPAMIQVWTMMGLSGVRPDDDPLGKIIELFDGAGYVGVVATNCEQTYHRYLRPGEHVSVTAEITDVVGPKQTGLGEGYFINQKIRWWVGEESVADMDWRILKFIPRGNDATDPAAAVPEDLDPDKLMRPSSSRDTRFFWDGVAAHELRIQRRPDGRLQHPPVPAVWADKDAPVDYVVAGGTGTVYSYVVHHAPKVPGRSLPFVIALVELDEGVRMLGELRGIDAEKVEIGMAVQATFIDFPAGADAEASPAWTLYAWEPAP; this is translated from the coding sequence ATGAGCAACGACCTGCAGTCGGGAATCGACGCGCTGCTGGCGACCGGCCGCAGCGCACCGCGAGCCGGCCGGGATCCGGTGAACCAGCCGATGATCCACCACTGGGTGGACGCCCTCGGTGATGCCAACCCGATCTACGTCGACGCCGATGCGGCCAGGGACGCCGGGCATCCCGGCGTCGTCGCCCCGCCGGCGATGATCCAGGTGTGGACGATGATGGGGCTTTCCGGGGTGCGCCCCGACGACGATCCGCTGGGCAAGATCATCGAGTTGTTCGACGGCGCCGGCTATGTCGGGGTGGTGGCCACCAACTGTGAGCAGACCTACCACCGCTATCTGCGCCCCGGTGAACACGTCAGCGTCACCGCCGAGATCACCGACGTCGTCGGGCCCAAGCAGACCGGCCTGGGTGAGGGTTACTTCATCAACCAGAAGATCCGCTGGTGGGTGGGCGAGGAATCCGTCGCCGACATGGACTGGCGGATCCTGAAATTCATCCCGCGCGGCAACGACGCGACCGACCCCGCCGCGGCGGTGCCCGAGGATCTCGACCCGGACAAGCTGATGCGCCCGTCGTCGTCGCGGGACACCCGGTTCTTCTGGGACGGGGTGGCCGCGCACGAACTGCGCATCCAGCGCCGCCCGGACGGGCGCCTGCAGCACCCGCCGGTGCCGGCGGTCTGGGCGGACAAGGACGCGCCGGTCGACTACGTGGTGGCCGGCGGCACCGGCACCGTCTACAGCTACGTGGTCCATCACGCGCCGAAGGTGCCGGGGCGGAGTCTGCCGTTCGTCATCGCCCTGGTGGAGCTCGACGAGGGCGTGCGGATGCTGGGCGAGCTGCGCGGCATCGACGCCGAGAAGGTGGAGATCGGAATGGCTGTGCAGGCGACGTTCATCGACTTCCCCGCCGGGGCCGACGCCGAGGCCAGTCCGGCCTGGACGCTGTACGCCTGGGAGCCGGCGCCGTGA
- the dmpG gene encoding 4-hydroxy-2-oxovalerate aldolase, with protein MSEHIFDVRITDTSLRDGSHHKRHQFDHDEVRGIVAALDGSGVPVIEVTHGDGLGGSSFNYGLSKVPDQELIKIAADTVRDARIAFLMLPGVGTVDDIKQAQDNGGQICRIATHCTEADVSRQHFGKAREMGLETVGFLMMAHTLAPEKLAAQARIMADAGCQCVYVVDSAGALVLTDVADRVAALVAELGSDAQVGFHGHENLGLGVANSVEAVRAGAKQIDGSVRRFGAGAGNAPVEALIGVFDKIGVKTGIDFFDIADAAEDVVRPAMPTECLLDRNALIMGYSGVYSSFLKHAVRQGERYGVPAHELLHRAGQRKLIGGQEDQLIDIALEIQREQAREQADAN; from the coding sequence ATGAGCGAGCACATCTTCGATGTCCGCATCACCGACACCAGTCTGCGCGACGGTTCGCACCACAAGCGCCACCAGTTCGACCACGACGAGGTGCGCGGCATCGTCGCCGCCCTGGATGGCTCCGGGGTGCCGGTCATCGAGGTCACCCACGGTGACGGACTCGGCGGGTCCAGCTTCAACTACGGGTTGTCCAAGGTACCCGACCAGGAGCTGATCAAGATCGCCGCCGACACCGTGCGCGACGCCCGGATCGCGTTTTTGATGCTGCCCGGGGTCGGCACCGTCGACGACATCAAACAGGCCCAGGACAACGGCGGGCAGATCTGCCGGATCGCCACCCACTGCACCGAGGCCGACGTGTCACGTCAGCACTTCGGCAAGGCCCGCGAGATGGGCCTGGAGACCGTCGGGTTTTTGATGATGGCCCACACCCTGGCCCCGGAGAAACTCGCCGCCCAGGCCCGCATCATGGCCGACGCGGGCTGTCAGTGCGTCTACGTGGTGGACTCCGCCGGTGCGCTGGTGCTCACCGACGTCGCCGACCGGGTGGCGGCGCTGGTCGCCGAGCTCGGCTCGGACGCCCAGGTCGGCTTCCACGGCCACGAGAACCTCGGGCTGGGGGTGGCCAACTCGGTGGAGGCGGTACGCGCCGGGGCCAAACAGATCGACGGCTCGGTGCGCCGGTTCGGCGCCGGGGCCGGCAACGCCCCCGTCGAGGCGCTCATCGGGGTGTTCGACAAGATCGGGGTCAAGACCGGCATCGACTTCTTCGACATCGCCGACGCCGCCGAGGACGTGGTGCGCCCAGCCATGCCCACCGAATGCCTGCTGGACCGCAACGCACTGATCATGGGCTACTCCGGGGTCTACTCCAGCTTCCTCAAACACGCCGTACGCCAGGGCGAACGCTACGGCGTACCCGCCCACGAACTGCTACACCGCGCCGGCCAACGCAAACTCATCGGCGGCCAAGAAGACCAACTCATCGACATCGCCTTAGAAATCCAGCGCGAGCAGGCCCGCGAACAGGCCGACGCCAACTAG
- a CDS encoding lipid-transfer protein, giving the protein MAGGLSGKAAIAGIGATDFSKASGRSELRLAAEAVLDALDDAGLTPADVDGLVTFTMDSNLETAVARATGVGELSFFSQIGYGGGAAAATVQQAAMAVASGVADVVVAYRAFNERSEFRFGQVMTGLTVNADSRGVEYSWSYPHGLSTPAASVAMIARRYMHEYGATSADFGAVSVADRKHAATNPKAHFYGKPITIEDHQNSRMIADPLRLLDCCQETDGGVAIVVTSAERAKDLRHRPAVIEGAAQGSGADQFTMYSYYRDELGLPEMGLVGRQLWAQSGLSPDDIATAVLYDHFTPYTLIQLEELGFCGRGEAKDFIADGAIELGGRLPLNTHGGQLGEAYVHGMNGIAEGVRQLRGTSVNQVDGVEHVLVTAGTGVPTSGLILG; this is encoded by the coding sequence ATGGCCGGCGGACTCTCGGGCAAGGCCGCGATCGCCGGGATCGGCGCCACCGACTTCTCGAAGGCCTCCGGGCGCAGCGAGCTGCGGTTGGCCGCCGAGGCGGTCCTCGACGCGCTCGACGACGCGGGGTTGACCCCCGCCGACGTCGACGGCCTGGTCACCTTCACCATGGACTCCAACCTGGAGACCGCGGTGGCGCGGGCGACCGGCGTGGGGGAGTTGAGCTTCTTCTCCCAGATCGGGTACGGCGGCGGGGCCGCGGCGGCCACCGTGCAGCAGGCCGCGATGGCGGTCGCGTCCGGTGTCGCCGACGTCGTGGTGGCCTACCGCGCCTTCAACGAGCGCTCGGAGTTCCGGTTCGGCCAGGTGATGACCGGGCTGACCGTCAACGCCGACTCCCGCGGTGTGGAGTACAGCTGGTCGTATCCGCACGGACTGTCCACCCCGGCGGCGTCGGTGGCGATGATCGCCCGCCGCTACATGCACGAATACGGCGCCACCAGTGCCGATTTCGGCGCGGTGTCGGTGGCCGACCGCAAACACGCGGCGACCAACCCCAAGGCGCACTTCTACGGCAAACCGATCACGATCGAGGACCACCAGAACTCGCGGATGATCGCTGATCCGCTTCGGCTGCTGGACTGCTGCCAGGAGACCGACGGCGGGGTGGCGATCGTGGTCACCAGCGCCGAGCGGGCCAAGGACCTGCGCCATCGCCCGGCGGTCATCGAGGGTGCCGCACAGGGATCGGGCGCCGACCAGTTCACCATGTACTCCTACTACCGCGACGAACTCGGCCTGCCCGAGATGGGGCTGGTGGGCCGCCAACTGTGGGCGCAGTCCGGGCTGAGCCCCGACGACATCGCGACCGCGGTGCTCTACGACCATTTCACCCCGTACACGCTGATCCAGTTGGAGGAGCTCGGATTCTGCGGCAGGGGGGAGGCCAAGGACTTCATCGCCGACGGGGCGATCGAGCTCGGCGGGCGATTGCCGCTCAACACCCACGGCGGTCAGCTCGGCGAGGCCTACGTGCACGGCATGAACGGCATCGCCGAGGGGGTGCGCCAGCTGCGCGGCACCTCGGTCAACCAGGTCGACGGTGTCGAGCATGTGCTGGTCACCGCCGGCACCGGGGTGCCGACCTCCGGGCTGATCCTGGGGTAG
- a CDS encoding MaoC family dehydratase, producing MSGVDAADVAVGATLPTLAIHGDPTFIVSTAIATRDYQDVHHDRDSAQAKGSKDIFVNILTDTGLVQRYLTDWAGPRAVIRSIGLRLGVPWYAYDTVTFTGEVTAVDDGLITVKVVGANSLGDHVVATATLTIGGM from the coding sequence GTGAGCGGGGTCGACGCCGCCGACGTCGCGGTGGGCGCCACGCTGCCGACGTTGGCGATCCACGGGGATCCGACGTTCATCGTCTCCACCGCGATCGCCACGCGTGACTACCAGGACGTGCACCACGACCGGGACTCCGCGCAGGCCAAGGGATCCAAGGACATCTTCGTCAACATCCTCACCGACACCGGCCTGGTGCAGCGTTACCTCACCGACTGGGCCGGTCCGCGCGCGGTGATCCGGTCCATCGGGTTGCGTCTCGGGGTGCCCTGGTACGCCTACGACACGGTGACCTTCACCGGTGAGGTGACCGCCGTCGACGACGGGCTGATCACCGTGAAAGTGGTGGGCGCCAACAGCTTGGGTGATCACGTGGTGGCCACCGCGACGTTGACGATCGGGGGCATGTGA
- a CDS encoding MaoC family dehydratase gives MPIDLDTALGAEFGATEFSWSATNVQLYNLALGAGADPMDRRELSYVVDHTPQVLPTFGCVAASFNDVAPPQVSWPGIEIDLAKILHASEKVSVPAPLPPSGSARAVSRIVGVWDKGKAAVVDLQTTVTATDGTELWTQQRSIFARGEGGFGGERGPSGPGGPPDRAPDHQVDIPVLPQQALIYRLCGDRNPLHSDPDFAAAAGFDQPILHGLCTYGMTCKALVDAALDGDTAAVGSFGARFAGVVFPGETLRVHAWSQDDRLLATVTAPAREDAVVLSGVELVRA, from the coding sequence ATGCCCATCGACCTGGACACCGCGCTGGGCGCCGAGTTCGGCGCCACCGAGTTCTCCTGGAGCGCCACCAACGTCCAGCTCTACAACCTGGCCCTCGGCGCCGGCGCCGACCCGATGGACCGCCGGGAGCTGAGCTACGTCGTCGACCACACCCCGCAGGTGCTGCCCACGTTCGGGTGTGTGGCCGCGTCGTTCAACGACGTCGCGCCGCCGCAGGTGAGCTGGCCGGGCATCGAGATCGACCTGGCCAAGATCCTGCACGCCTCGGAGAAGGTGAGCGTGCCCGCACCGCTGCCCCCGTCGGGCTCGGCGCGCGCGGTGAGCCGCATCGTCGGGGTGTGGGACAAGGGCAAGGCCGCGGTGGTGGACCTGCAGACCACGGTCACCGCCACCGACGGCACCGAGCTGTGGACCCAGCAGCGGTCGATCTTCGCCCGCGGTGAGGGCGGCTTCGGCGGTGAACGCGGCCCGTCGGGCCCCGGCGGCCCGCCGGATCGGGCACCCGACCACCAGGTCGACATCCCGGTGCTGCCGCAGCAGGCGCTGATCTACCGGCTCTGCGGGGACCGCAACCCGCTGCACTCGGACCCGGACTTCGCCGCGGCCGCCGGGTTCGACCAGCCGATCCTGCACGGGCTGTGCACCTACGGCATGACCTGCAAGGCGCTCGTCGACGCGGCGCTGGACGGCGACACCGCGGCGGTGGGCAGTTTCGGCGCCCGCTTCGCCGGGGTGGTGTTCCCCGGGGAGACGCTGCGCGTGCACGCCTGGTCGCAGGACGATCGGCTGCTGGCCACCGTCACCGCCCCGGCCCGCGAGGACGCCGTGGTGCTCTCCGGGGTGGAGCTGGTGCGCGCCTGA